The genome window GTCGTCATTTTTCCGAGCATTACTAAAGTCGGCTTCGTACTGGGCGGTATGCACGGCAAAGGCGTGATGCTCGTGGGGAATCCGTACGCGCCCAGCGAAATGATGGTCGTGGATATCAGCGGCGGCAGTATCGGACTACAGGTGGGTTACGAAAATAGCTCGCTCGTGCTTTTTATCCTAAAAGATAGCCTTGTAGCCGACATAAAAGACGCCAAAATCACGATAAACGCCGACGCATCGTTTGCATTTGCCGATACGGGCAAATTTTACGGCAGAGTGAGCGATTTTAGCTTTACGAGCGATATCTACGCATACACGGATAACGACGGGTTTTTCGCGGGGGCGAGCTTTGGCGGAGCGGTGCTGGCTAAAACTAGCGACGCGCCTCTAAGGATGGATAGCTACGGATATAACGCGCTAATGGGCGCTATCTCAAAATACTAAAGGCCGAATTTGCAAGAGATGCTAACCTCGCTATCGACCTACGGGTACGTGATAGTGTTTTTATATTCGCTTGGAG of Campylobacter showae contains these proteins:
- a CDS encoding lipid-binding SYLF domain-containing protein gives rise to the protein MRKILLAIFCVLALGANDELVLNASNSFTTTMRKNADAPVKALLQNAKAVVIFPSITKVGFVLGGMHGKGVMLVGNPYAPSEMMVVDISGGSIGLQVGYENSSLVLFILKDSLVADIKDAKITINADASFAFADTGKFYGRVSDFSFTSDIYAYTDNDGFFAGASFGGAVLAKTSDAPLRMDSYGYNALMGAISKY